Within the Butyrivibrio sp. AE3004 genome, the region TCTCACCCGCATTGTTATAAACACATATATCTGCAAAATTGTTGATATCCTGAACCTCTATATGACCGTTAGCACCGTAAATTATACCCTTACAGGGCCCAAATGCCGTAGCTGAGCATGTTACTACTGCCATCTGCCCGCTTCGGTATTTAAGGCATACCGTGTCCTGTAAATCAATTCCTTTGTCATTTAGAACCGCCTGAGTCTGAATATCCGTAACATCATCTCCAAGAACAAGAGATGCAAAATTCAGTCCGTAAACACCCAGATCAAGAAGTGCTCCTCCTCCGAGTGAAGGATCCTGTATTCTCTGTTTCCATGCTATATTGTAGCTTAAATCAGCCATGACCATGGATATATCTCCGATAATGTTACCGGCAACCACTTCCTTTAGCTTAGCTGCAAGAGGAAGAAATCTTGTCCACATAGCTTCAGTAAGAAAAACATTATTCTTTTCAGCTATTGCAAACAATTCCTTAGCCTGAGCTTCATTAAGTGTAAATGATTTCTCGCAAAGGACATTTTTTCCGTTCTCAAGAGCAAGTTTAACATTTTCAAAATGAGCAGAATGAGGAGTTGCGACATAAATCAGTTCCACCTTGGGGTCCTT harbors:
- a CDS encoding Gfo/Idh/MocA family protein, translated to MFDKRKVGIMGTGEIAGTMARTIQGMRGVVCHAVASRTIEKAENFAKEFKIKNYYGSYEELCKDPKVELIYVATPHSAHFENVKLALENGKNVLCEKSFTLNEAQAKELFAIAEKNNVFLTEAMWTRFLPLAAKLKEVVAGNIIGDISMVMADLSYNIAWKQRIQDPSLGGGALLDLGVYGLNFASLVLGDDVTDIQTQAVLNDKGIDLQDTVCLKYRSGQMAVVTCSATAFGPCKGIIYGANGHIEVQDINNFADICVYNNAGEKIAYYKQEKQITGYEYEVTAAFKAIGEGWKESPEMTHIQTLKILDIMDFVRKQTGVKFPQEESENAEPEQAENAEE